A single window of Methylacidimicrobium sp. AP8 DNA harbors:
- a CDS encoding ABC transporter ATP-binding protein, giving the protein MVARLDQVSKYYGSGESATCALRSVSLEIEEGEFVALVGPSGCGKSSLLHLLAGIDRPTQGSVVVFGQSLAELEDRKLTEMRLGKIGIVFQFFNLLPTLTAVENVELPGLLRGIDPKEARRRAIALLEEVGLGHRSGHRPEQMSGGEMQRVAVARALLLEPGMVLADEPTGNLDSEASRVVIDLFRDLGKRHGATLVLATHSPEVAAASSRIIRMRDGRVLEEAPGKSWDS; this is encoded by the coding sequence GTGGTCGCCCGGCTCGATCAGGTATCCAAGTATTACGGCTCCGGGGAGAGCGCCACCTGCGCGCTCCGCTCGGTCAGCTTGGAGATCGAGGAAGGGGAGTTCGTGGCCCTGGTGGGTCCGAGCGGCTGCGGCAAGAGCTCGCTGCTCCACCTCCTTGCGGGAATCGACCGGCCGACCCAAGGAAGCGTGGTCGTCTTCGGCCAATCCTTGGCGGAGCTCGAGGACCGGAAGCTGACCGAGATGCGCTTGGGGAAGATCGGTATCGTCTTCCAGTTTTTCAACCTGCTGCCGACCCTGACCGCCGTGGAGAACGTCGAGCTGCCGGGTCTGCTGCGCGGGATCGATCCCAAGGAAGCGCGGCGGAGAGCCATAGCCTTGCTGGAAGAGGTAGGGCTCGGCCACAGGAGCGGCCACCGCCCGGAGCAGATGTCCGGGGGGGAGATGCAGCGGGTCGCGGTCGCCCGGGCCCTGCTGCTGGAACCCGGAATGGTGCTGGCCGATGAGCCGACCGGGAACCTCGATTCCGAGGCGAGCCGAGTCGTCATCGATCTCTTTCGCGACCTGGGGAAGCGGCACGGAGCGACACTGGTGCTCGCCACGCACAGCCCGGAGGTGGCTGCCGCCAGCTCTCGCATCATCCGGATGCGGGATGGCCGGGTTCTTGAGGAGGCGCCCGGAAAGTCCTGGGATTCCTAG
- a CDS encoding FtsX-like permease family protein translates to MLALFLRHCGRQLLRHPAMSAVMVLSVALGVALFVGVLILNRSALAAFRASVDATAGKANLEVSGDGVPMDEELLRTVRSTPGIAAATPLVEQVCLIADHPGEYLQLEGIDLFSNVRFRAFTLEAGESPESNLLEFFQDSRAIALTATLARKLGLRLGDRITVRTETGPVDFVLRYLVEFHGKAVGADEHLAFLDIAGAQESFGRIGKLSRISCLLEEGADSGAVVSSLRRRLPPSVIVQTPEGRSRRVEKMLGAFELNLTALSLVSLFVAMYMIYNAVQASVVRRRGEIGLLRSLGLQRSGVQALFLGEALVVGGIGVLLGLPLGLLLARSLLGVISESVTAIYALLHIERISVSPEAIGIAAGSGLVAVAAAAWFPAREASWIAPVEAFSLGTLADRSRRASPRWAGAALLCWGLAAGLAWLALHTGPAPLGFGSALFALLGFTLLVPLVCRWIADAFRFRSALPRLAMAHFGRSLHHNGITVAALLAALAMYVSVTVMIYSFRKTVDDWLRRTVTADLFVAPAVNVRAGTQQSLPPAVEEAVASLPSVAAYERYREQRIVFRGETVKCAALRFPVAAQFSGLSLRRGDARRILRESAGSDRIVVNESFAKRFHAREGDRIEIPTPRGVRPFTIAGVFYDYTTEFGLFLIDWEAYRRYWDEDRCQTLGLYLRPGADPDGVRRRLQQRIAPIGDWIVYSNREVRKEVFRVFDQTFTVTELLKGITLIVCVSGIFLNFVILSVERRREIGVLRSIGVGRSGVEAMLVGEAALLGAIASALGLVAGTGLSLVLTYVINPAFFGWTVRWTMPWSLLWELPPAVIAAAALSAYWPARTCARLPVAEAMRME, encoded by the coding sequence ATGCTCGCCCTTTTTCTTCGACACTGCGGACGCCAGCTCCTGCGCCACCCGGCGATGTCCGCCGTCATGGTTCTGTCGGTGGCCCTGGGCGTCGCCCTTTTCGTCGGCGTCCTGATCCTCAACCGGAGCGCCTTGGCTGCGTTCCGGGCCTCGGTCGACGCGACGGCCGGCAAGGCCAACCTCGAGGTGTCGGGCGATGGGGTGCCGATGGACGAGGAACTCCTTCGGACGGTCCGGAGCACGCCGGGAATCGCGGCGGCCACCCCGCTGGTCGAGCAGGTCTGCCTGATCGCCGATCATCCGGGGGAGTATCTGCAGCTCGAAGGGATCGACCTCTTTTCCAACGTCCGGTTCCGGGCCTTCACCCTCGAGGCGGGCGAAAGCCCCGAAAGCAACCTGCTCGAGTTCTTCCAGGATTCCCGAGCGATCGCGCTCACCGCCACGCTCGCCCGCAAGCTGGGCCTGCGGCTCGGGGACCGGATCACCGTCCGGACGGAGACCGGCCCGGTCGACTTCGTGCTCCGCTACCTAGTCGAGTTTCACGGAAAGGCGGTGGGTGCCGACGAGCATCTGGCCTTCCTCGACATCGCCGGCGCCCAAGAGAGCTTCGGCAGGATCGGAAAACTTTCCCGGATCAGCTGCCTGCTCGAGGAGGGAGCGGACTCCGGCGCGGTCGTCTCCTCTCTCCGGAGGCGGCTGCCCCCGTCGGTGATCGTCCAGACCCCGGAGGGGAGGAGTCGGCGGGTGGAAAAGATGCTCGGAGCCTTCGAGCTCAACCTGACCGCCCTTTCCCTCGTGTCCCTCTTCGTCGCGATGTACATGATCTACAATGCGGTGCAGGCTTCGGTCGTCCGGCGCCGGGGGGAGATCGGGCTTTTGCGCAGCCTGGGGCTCCAGCGGTCGGGCGTCCAGGCGCTCTTCCTGGGAGAGGCTCTGGTGGTCGGAGGCATCGGCGTCCTCCTCGGGCTGCCGCTCGGCCTGCTGCTGGCGCGAAGCCTCCTGGGGGTGATTTCCGAAAGCGTCACGGCGATCTACGCCCTCCTCCACATCGAGCGGATCTCGGTTTCCCCCGAGGCGATCGGCATCGCCGCGGGCTCCGGGCTCGTCGCAGTGGCGGCGGCGGCCTGGTTTCCGGCCCGAGAGGCATCGTGGATCGCTCCGGTGGAAGCCTTCTCGCTGGGGACCCTGGCGGACCGCAGCCGCCGGGCCAGTCCCCGGTGGGCCGGCGCCGCACTCCTCTGCTGGGGACTTGCCGCCGGTCTCGCCTGGCTAGCCCTCCACACCGGGCCGGCGCCGCTGGGCTTCGGCTCGGCCCTTTTCGCCCTCCTCGGGTTCACGCTGCTCGTCCCCCTGGTCTGCCGGTGGATCGCCGACGCTTTCCGCTTCCGCTCGGCCTTGCCGCGGCTGGCGATGGCCCACTTCGGGCGCTCGCTCCATCATAACGGCATCACCGTCGCCGCTCTGCTGGCCGCGCTGGCGATGTACGTGAGCGTGACTGTGATGATCTACAGCTTCCGGAAGACGGTCGACGATTGGCTGCGGCGGACCGTGACGGCCGATCTCTTCGTCGCTCCGGCCGTTAACGTCCGCGCCGGGACCCAACAGTCCCTCCCCCCGGCGGTCGAGGAGGCGGTCGCTTCCCTCCCCTCGGTCGCCGCCTATGAGCGCTACCGGGAGCAGCGGATCGTGTTTCGGGGGGAGACGGTCAAGTGCGCCGCTCTCCGTTTTCCGGTTGCCGCGCAATTCAGCGGTCTTTCGCTGCGCAGGGGAGACGCGCGGCGGATCTTGCGCGAATCGGCGGGATCGGACCGGATCGTCGTCAACGAGAGCTTCGCTAAGCGGTTTCACGCCCGGGAAGGCGATCGGATCGAGATCCCGACGCCCCGGGGCGTCCGACCCTTCACGATCGCCGGGGTCTTCTACGACTACACGACCGAGTTCGGACTCTTCCTCATCGACTGGGAAGCCTATCGGCGCTATTGGGACGAGGACCGCTGCCAGACCCTGGGGCTCTATCTCCGGCCGGGAGCCGATCCGGACGGAGTGCGCCGACGGCTCCAACAGCGGATTGCGCCGATCGGGGATTGGATCGTCTACTCGAACCGGGAGGTGCGCAAGGAAGTCTTCCGCGTCTTCGACCAGACCTTCACGGTGACCGAGCTGCTCAAGGGGATCACCCTGATCGTCTGCGTGAGCGGCATCTTTCTCAACTTCGTGATCCTGAGCGTCGAACGCCGCCGGGAGATCGGGGTCTTGCGCTCGATCGGAGTCGGGCGTTCCGGAGTCGAGGCGATGCTGGTCGGGGAAGCGGCCCTTCTCGGCGCCATCGCCTCCGCGCTCGGCCTGGTGGCCGGAACCGGACTCTCCCTCGTGCTCACCTACGTGATCAATCCCGCCTTCTTCGGATGGACCGTCCGGTGGACGATGCCCTGGAGCCTTCTCTGGGAGCTCCCTCCCGCCGTGATCGCGGCCGCCGCCCTTTCGGCCTATTGGCCGGCGCGGACGTGCGCCCGCCTTCCCGTCGCCGAAGCGATGCGGATGGAGTAA
- a CDS encoding lipocalin-like domain-containing protein produces the protein MRARLAATALLLLAILGGERSAAASAESWRFAESPWSWSFPRDHGNHPDFQIEWWYLTGNLSSPSGSPYGFEITLFRRGLFHTPPQRESRWKMRDVFFGHFAISDIRAKEFFFAERADRGALGEAGSAEKTMEVWVGDWRIEAQPDGSLRAQAAEKGRKLALSLHPCKPPVLHGEAGLSRKADEPGAASYYYSFTRLQTEGLLTEPKKSIPLRGTSWFDHEFSSSTLGKDQVGWDWFALQLDSGEELMLYGLRKKDGSVDRTAGGSWVAPDGTRKGLRYGEFTFERLGAWKSPHTGARYPAGWRIRIPSLELDVEVAPRMADQELHLHALGEIAYWEGAVRVSGTRQGSPIHGVGYVELTGYAGDPLR, from the coding sequence ATGCGCGCCCGCCTTGCTGCCACCGCTCTCCTCCTGTTGGCGATCCTCGGCGGGGAAAGATCCGCGGCGGCTTCGGCTGAGAGCTGGCGCTTTGCGGAGAGCCCGTGGAGCTGGAGCTTCCCCCGCGATCACGGCAACCATCCCGATTTCCAGATCGAATGGTGGTACCTGACCGGCAACCTCTCCTCCCCGTCCGGATCGCCCTACGGATTCGAGATCACCCTCTTTCGGCGCGGCCTCTTTCACACCCCCCCGCAGCGGGAGAGCCGATGGAAAATGCGCGATGTCTTTTTCGGCCATTTTGCGATCAGCGATATTCGAGCCAAGGAGTTCTTCTTTGCGGAGCGCGCCGACCGGGGAGCGCTGGGAGAAGCGGGAAGCGCCGAGAAAACGATGGAGGTCTGGGTCGGAGACTGGCGGATCGAGGCGCAGCCGGACGGCTCCCTCCGGGCGCAGGCGGCGGAGAAAGGGAGGAAGCTCGCCCTCAGCCTCCACCCGTGCAAGCCGCCGGTGCTCCACGGGGAGGCGGGCTTGAGCCGCAAGGCCGACGAGCCGGGTGCGGCGTCCTACTACTACTCCTTCACGCGGCTGCAGACCGAGGGGTTGCTGACGGAGCCAAAGAAGTCGATCCCTCTCCGCGGCACGAGCTGGTTCGATCACGAATTCAGCTCGAGCACGCTGGGCAAGGACCAAGTCGGTTGGGACTGGTTTGCCCTCCAGCTCGATTCGGGCGAGGAGCTGATGCTCTACGGCCTCCGCAAGAAGGACGGCTCGGTCGACCGGACCGCCGGCGGGAGCTGGGTCGCGCCGGACGGGACTCGGAAGGGGCTCCGCTACGGAGAGTTCACGTTCGAGCGGCTCGGGGCCTGGAAGAGCCCGCATACGGGGGCGCGCTACCCGGCGGGCTGGCGGATCCGGATCCCTTCCTTGGAACTGGATGTGGAGGTCGCCCCCCGGATGGCCGATCAGGAGCTCCACCTCCATGCACTCGGCGAGATCGCTTACTGGGAGGGGGCGGTCCGGGTTTCCGGCACCCGCCAAGGAAGCCCGATCCACGGCGTCGGCTACGTGGAGCTCACGGGCTACGCGGGAGATCCTTTGCGTTAG
- a CDS encoding SMI1/KNR4 family protein yields MHPIDPTDPLNLPPLEGFKWVELEKRDSDHPQFFPPAKPETIEAAKEWCARELGFPLPDFYVEALKQSNGYPFWGGKFLLYPEPGHPGFLEWESVVRQNRRFRTRRRPWRIASHFFVFGRFWKENYLAYDTRKGSIHLFSPLFALEDASTALVSFPDPGSFIERIVPRPRREGDPVHKLAMSLDPEIERRLLAERRPQARFDPTSLPVLQAAMADPIDDWPPIPASPEAIEEAIAEAPRRLNGYPLPLFYRDLLPYYNGFRLANGFIYCIQDKRSPVEWIRTGTKRPRYYHTCFLFSWNDNLHELDHADYGRGSLSMDKRGVNPEFFCFGGGVEDEWVEYWIYDPRTATFHMFYNDDDLSSIAGASISSPDFETFIRDMHDAMQLPVPEEEGAEKE; encoded by the coding sequence ATGCACCCCATCGACCCCACAGACCCGCTGAACCTTCCCCCGCTTGAAGGATTCAAGTGGGTGGAACTGGAGAAGCGGGATTCGGACCATCCCCAGTTCTTTCCGCCGGCCAAGCCCGAGACGATTGAGGCGGCCAAGGAGTGGTGCGCCCGGGAGCTGGGCTTTCCGCTCCCCGACTTCTATGTCGAGGCTTTAAAGCAATCCAACGGCTATCCGTTCTGGGGCGGGAAATTTTTGCTCTATCCCGAGCCCGGCCATCCGGGGTTTTTGGAGTGGGAGAGCGTTGTGCGCCAAAACCGGCGTTTTCGGACAAGGCGGAGGCCCTGGCGGATCGCTTCCCACTTCTTTGTCTTCGGCCGCTTTTGGAAAGAAAACTACCTCGCCTACGATACCCGAAAGGGGAGCATTCATCTCTTTTCCCCGCTCTTTGCCCTTGAGGACGCCTCGACGGCGCTGGTCAGCTTTCCCGATCCGGGCTCCTTCATCGAGCGCATCGTGCCGAGACCTCGGAGGGAGGGGGATCCGGTCCATAAGCTAGCCATGAGCCTCGATCCGGAGATCGAGCGCCGGCTTCTGGCCGAGCGGCGCCCGCAAGCCCGCTTCGATCCGACGAGCCTGCCGGTTTTGCAAGCGGCGATGGCGGACCCTATAGATGACTGGCCTCCCATCCCAGCGAGTCCTGAGGCGATTGAGGAGGCGATCGCGGAGGCTCCCCGCCGGCTTAACGGTTATCCCCTCCCGCTCTTCTACCGGGATCTCCTCCCCTATTACAACGGGTTCCGTTTAGCAAACGGGTTTATCTACTGCATCCAGGACAAGCGCTCTCCGGTCGAGTGGATACGAACGGGGACCAAGCGCCCTCGGTACTACCACACCTGCTTCCTCTTCTCCTGGAATGACAACCTCCATGAGCTCGATCACGCCGACTACGGACGCGGCTCTCTCAGCATGGATAAGAGGGGGGTCAACCCCGAGTTCTTCTGCTTTGGGGGAGGCGTGGAGGACGAATGGGTCGAATATTGGATCTACGATCCCCGCACGGCGACCTTTCACATGTTTTATAACGATGACGATCTCTCCAGCATCGCAGGGGCATCGATAAGCTCGCCCGACTTCGAGACCTTCATCCGGGACATGCACGACGCTATGCAGCTCCCCGTGCCGGAGGAAGAGGGAGCGGAAAAGGAGTAG
- a CDS encoding response regulator transcription factor, producing the protein MAQDFSREQRGKAARRLFVLIAGFCEEPLLRRLTALLRGRGIHSKIAKHSEEAITLAHRLPFPVVLLRWPTESPVQDPVPGLRRLSWWVPILALAESDEPEARREALESGADFLLRFPGAERELLAILESLGSRYARNPPEESPGSRPPILDRKNRIVRWRDQAVSLTPAELTIADYLFQHAGRVVMAEELAAQLYRRHPARLPSPLSLHTHLSNLRRKLSRLSTGILLRSVCGKGFLLEWGPGGEPPE; encoded by the coding sequence ATGGCGCAGGACTTCTCGCGGGAACAACGAGGGAAAGCGGCTCGGCGCCTCTTTGTCCTTATCGCCGGCTTTTGCGAGGAACCGCTCCTTCGCCGCCTCACCGCCCTCCTTCGAGGCAGGGGAATCCACAGCAAGATAGCGAAGCATTCCGAAGAAGCGATAACGCTCGCCCATCGGCTGCCTTTTCCCGTCGTGCTGCTCCGGTGGCCGACCGAGTCGCCCGTGCAGGATCCCGTGCCCGGACTCCGCCGGCTTTCCTGGTGGGTCCCCATCCTGGCACTGGCGGAATCGGACGAACCGGAGGCAAGGAGGGAAGCGCTGGAAAGCGGCGCCGACTTCCTCCTGCGATTCCCGGGGGCCGAGCGGGAGCTCCTGGCGATCTTGGAAAGTCTCGGGAGTCGATACGCGCGGAACCCTCCGGAGGAATCGCCGGGCTCGCGCCCTCCGATCTTGGATCGAAAGAATCGAATCGTGCGGTGGCGCGATCAGGCAGTTTCCCTCACCCCTGCGGAACTCACCATCGCCGACTACCTCTTCCAGCACGCGGGGCGGGTCGTCATGGCCGAAGAATTGGCCGCGCAGCTGTATCGCCGCCATCCGGCTCGCCTCCCGTCGCCGCTTTCCCTGCACACCCACCTGTCCAACCTGCGACGAAAGCTGAGCCGGCTCTCTACGGGGATTCTGTTGCGATCGGTTTGCGGGAAGGGATTTCTGCTGGAGTGGGGACCGGGGGGAGAGCCGCCGGAGTAA
- a CDS encoding DUF72 domain-containing protein, with protein sequence MHRNLVEGDRTDPHTADLPRVYVGTSGWNYPDWRPILYGEAPRRDWLALYARRFLAVEVDSSFYRRHRPETYRRWAESTPPEFAFALKGHRFVTHVKRLQEVGEAVRRQVEDASPLGGKLKAFLWQLPGSFRKDLGRLESFAKVLAGSRNGPRHVLEFRHPSWFDEEVFRLLKSCRIGSCQSDAADWPRWDAVTTDLVFVRLHGSQATYRSAYSENELVSWACRIGSWRRDGCTVHVYFDNTAQGAAVDNALKLLALLRPQRPTESR encoded by the coding sequence ATGCACCGGAATCTCGTAGAAGGGGATCGGACCGATCCACATACCGCCGATCTTCCGCGGGTCTATGTCGGCACCAGCGGCTGGAACTACCCGGATTGGCGGCCTATCCTCTACGGTGAGGCGCCGAGGCGGGATTGGCTCGCTCTCTACGCGCGCCGCTTTCTCGCAGTCGAAGTCGATTCTTCCTTCTACCGGCGCCATCGGCCCGAAACCTACCGGCGCTGGGCCGAGTCCACGCCTCCGGAGTTCGCCTTCGCACTGAAGGGACACCGGTTCGTCACGCACGTGAAGCGGCTCCAGGAAGTAGGGGAGGCGGTCCGGAGGCAGGTCGAGGATGCTTCTCCCCTCGGAGGGAAGCTCAAGGCTTTTCTCTGGCAGCTCCCGGGTTCGTTCCGGAAGGACCTCGGGCGCCTCGAATCCTTCGCCAAGGTGCTGGCGGGGAGCCGCAACGGCCCCCGGCACGTCCTCGAGTTCCGCCATCCTTCCTGGTTCGATGAGGAGGTCTTTCGACTCCTGAAGTCTTGCCGGATCGGCTCCTGTCAGAGCGATGCCGCCGATTGGCCCCGCTGGGACGCGGTCACCACCGACCTGGTCTTCGTCCGCCTGCACGGCTCCCAGGCCACGTATCGTTCCGCCTATTCCGAGAACGAGCTTGTGTCCTGGGCTTGCCGGATCGGATCCTGGCGGCGGGACGGATGCACGGTGCATGTATATTTCGACAATACGGCGCAGGGAGCGGCGGTGGACAATGCCCTCAAGCTCCTGGCCCTTCTTCGGCCGCAGCGACCGACCGAGTCCCGATGA
- a CDS encoding bifunctional homocysteine S-methyltransferase/methylenetetrahydrofolate reductase has translation MANLLEYLSQRLLLGDGALGTYLYSLGLPRRYCLEEANLSRPDLVRRAHADYRRAGAGLLRTNTTGANRASLGRFGLEERVVEINRRGVELAREAGGGECFLAGSIGPIWLRPWEGSLSPEERRILYREQITALLEAGCDVIFLETFTELSEATLALSVARELGAPLAAVSLAAFEEGRLGNGETLGSGLASLRQSGARIVGIGGSCGVLASLHLLEDIEVHPEAFLCAFPNAGKPEFYEGRLSYSASPEYFAANVERFVAEGVRLLGGDYGTSPLHIAAMAPVLARYRPRLEKPRRQSLPAIEAARKEEPLKIEEESLLDRYRRKPVAIVEFDSPRTLAMDKFLDGVRALEQAGADALTLADNSLAILRVSNLAAAVAARRTSRLHTILHLACRDRNLLGIQSELLGFAVLGFRHVLALTGDPAKAGDHPGATSVYDLNSLGLIKLIAKLNTGVSAAGRDLKAKTNFVIGCAFNPNSVQFDSQVRKLESKIAAGAQYAMTQPVFDAALIRKTAEHLKPLGIPVFVGIMPVLNARNAEFLHNEVPGISIPESLRERLRHLEGPKATEAGLEAARALAEAVLEQFGGVYLITPFLRYDLTGRLLEELL, from the coding sequence ATGGCAAATCTATTAGAATACCTCTCCCAGCGGCTCCTTCTTGGCGACGGGGCGCTCGGAACCTACCTCTATTCGCTCGGGCTCCCGCGCCGCTATTGCCTCGAAGAGGCGAACTTGAGCCGTCCCGATCTGGTCCGGCGCGCGCATGCCGACTACCGCCGGGCCGGAGCCGGCCTCCTCCGCACCAACACGACGGGGGCGAATCGTGCCAGTCTCGGCCGGTTCGGTCTCGAGGAGAGGGTTGTTGAGATCAACCGGCGTGGGGTGGAGCTCGCGCGGGAGGCCGGGGGAGGCGAGTGTTTCCTGGCGGGAAGCATCGGGCCGATCTGGCTCCGCCCTTGGGAAGGGAGCCTTTCTCCGGAGGAGCGGCGCATCCTCTACCGGGAGCAGATCACCGCTCTGCTGGAGGCGGGCTGCGACGTGATCTTTCTGGAGACTTTCACCGAGCTTTCCGAAGCGACACTCGCGCTCTCGGTCGCCCGAGAGTTAGGAGCCCCTCTGGCGGCGGTTTCACTCGCCGCCTTCGAGGAAGGCCGGCTCGGCAACGGGGAGACGCTCGGCTCCGGCCTCGCCTCGCTCCGGCAATCGGGAGCCCGGATCGTCGGTATCGGCGGAAGCTGCGGCGTCCTGGCCTCGCTCCACCTGCTCGAGGATATCGAGGTCCATCCGGAAGCCTTCCTCTGCGCCTTCCCGAACGCGGGGAAGCCCGAATTCTACGAGGGGCGGCTCTCCTATTCGGCCAGCCCGGAATATTTCGCCGCGAACGTGGAGCGGTTCGTCGCCGAAGGAGTCCGCCTGCTGGGTGGGGATTACGGAACGAGCCCTCTCCACATCGCTGCGATGGCGCCCGTGCTCGCCCGCTACCGTCCCCGGCTCGAGAAGCCGCGGCGGCAGTCCTTGCCCGCGATCGAGGCGGCAAGGAAAGAAGAGCCGCTGAAGATCGAGGAAGAGAGCCTCTTGGATCGGTACCGGCGGAAGCCGGTCGCCATAGTCGAGTTCGATTCTCCGCGAACGCTCGCCATGGACAAATTTCTCGATGGGGTTCGGGCGCTGGAGCAGGCGGGAGCCGACGCGCTCACGCTGGCCGACAACTCGCTGGCCATTCTCCGGGTCAGCAATCTGGCGGCGGCGGTGGCGGCCCGGCGCACCTCCCGCCTCCACACGATCCTCCACCTCGCTTGCCGGGACAGAAATCTCCTCGGCATCCAGTCCGAGCTGCTGGGGTTCGCGGTGCTCGGCTTCCGTCACGTGCTCGCCTTGACCGGAGATCCCGCGAAGGCGGGCGACCATCCGGGAGCGACCTCGGTCTATGACCTCAACTCGCTCGGGCTCATCAAGCTGATCGCGAAGCTCAACACGGGAGTCTCCGCCGCGGGGCGGGATCTCAAGGCGAAGACCAACTTCGTAATCGGCTGCGCTTTCAATCCCAACTCGGTGCAGTTCGATTCTCAGGTGCGCAAGCTCGAATCGAAGATCGCCGCGGGCGCCCAATACGCGATGACCCAACCGGTCTTCGACGCGGCGCTCATCCGGAAGACCGCCGAGCACCTCAAGCCTTTGGGCATCCCGGTCTTCGTCGGGATCATGCCGGTGCTCAACGCCCGCAACGCCGAGTTCCTGCACAACGAGGTGCCGGGGATTTCGATTCCCGAAAGCCTTCGGGAGAGATTGCGCCACTTGGAGGGGCCCAAGGCGACGGAGGCCGGATTGGAAGCGGCACGGGCGCTGGCGGAGGCGGTGCTCGAGCAGTTCGGAGGGGTCTACCTGATCACTCCGTTCCTGCGGTACGACCTCACCGGCCGGCTGCTCGAGGAGCTGCTCTGA
- a CDS encoding LOG family protein translates to MTEKKSAGYSTGEPALDQKILELLDAAGIRGAQREYFEMVATALRFGRQATTPGDIRMINQVLKEIRYADAVFQPYRGVKKVTIFGSARVAPDQPDWRMARMFAERIAKAGFMVLTGGGEGIMGAAQLGAGKEMSFGLNIRLPYEQRPNEVIEGDRKLIFFRYFFTRKLHFVKESHAIALFPGGFGTMDECFEALTLMQTGKAPIVPMVFLEHPGGCYWSAFREFLNKELLSRGLISEQDFYLFTFTDDLEEAVREIERFYHNFHSYRFVGDLLALRLHRAPGDSDLAAIERDFHDIVVGPGSFAKSGALPPEANEPELLSLPRVCFPFDRRSFGRLRQLIDRLNEF, encoded by the coding sequence ATGACCGAAAAAAAAAGCGCGGGCTATTCGACGGGCGAGCCTGCGCTGGATCAGAAAATCCTCGAGTTGCTCGACGCAGCCGGCATCCGCGGCGCTCAGCGGGAATATTTTGAGATGGTGGCGACCGCCCTCCGCTTCGGCCGCCAGGCGACGACTCCGGGTGACATCCGGATGATCAACCAGGTGCTTAAGGAGATCCGGTATGCCGACGCCGTCTTTCAGCCCTACCGCGGGGTCAAGAAGGTGACGATCTTCGGCTCGGCCCGGGTCGCTCCCGACCAACCGGATTGGCGGATGGCCCGGATGTTCGCCGAGCGGATCGCTAAGGCCGGCTTCATGGTCCTGACGGGCGGCGGGGAGGGGATCATGGGCGCGGCGCAGCTCGGAGCGGGAAAGGAGATGAGCTTCGGGTTGAACATCCGCCTTCCCTACGAGCAGCGCCCCAACGAGGTGATCGAGGGTGACCGGAAATTGATCTTCTTCCGCTACTTCTTCACTCGCAAGCTCCACTTCGTCAAGGAGTCCCACGCCATCGCCCTCTTTCCCGGCGGCTTCGGCACGATGGACGAATGCTTCGAGGCCTTGACCCTCATGCAGACGGGCAAAGCCCCCATCGTCCCCATGGTCTTCCTCGAACACCCGGGAGGGTGTTATTGGAGCGCCTTCCGGGAGTTCCTGAACAAGGAGCTCCTCTCACGCGGGCTCATTTCGGAGCAGGACTTTTACCTGTTCACCTTCACGGACGACCTGGAGGAGGCGGTCCGGGAAATCGAGCGCTTCTATCACAACTTTCATTCCTACCGGTTCGTGGGTGATCTCCTGGCCTTGCGGCTGCATCGGGCTCCGGGCGACTCGGACCTCGCCGCGATCGAGCGGGACTTCCACGACATCGTCGTCGGACCCGGCTCCTTCGCAAAGAGCGGCGCGCTGCCGCCCGAGGCCAACGAGCCCGAGCTGCTCTCTCTGCCGCGGGTCTGCTTCCCCTTCGACCGGAGATCCTTCGGCCGGCTGCGGCAACTGATCGATCGGCTCAATGAATTTTGA